In Pseudosulfitobacter pseudonitzschiae, the sequence GGTGTCGCATGTTTATCCCGCGATCCTGTGGGCGCTGATGATCTGGCTGGTGGTGCATCTGGCGGCCGGGATCATCATGCAATGCTATTGTCTGGCGGGCAGCCTGTTTGGCAAGGTCACGCCGCGCTATGACGCCGATTTGCGCAATGTCACCCTGTACTGGCATTTTGTTGCGCTTAAAACGCTGGTGACGGCGGCGGTGCTGGGGCTGGTGCCGGGGTGGTTGCCATGATCCAAGCCAACAAAAAGCAAGATGCACAAGAATTCCGTTCCGAGGCAGTTAGCTTGTGGCGGATCACCTTTGGGCCCTTGGTCTGGGCAGTGCATTTTGCATTGTCTTACGGGGCAACGGCGGTGATCTGTGCCAAAGGGGACGCCGGTGCGGTGGACAGCCTGCGATTGGGTGTCGGCATTGGTACGGCTGTCGCACTGGCAGGTATTATTTGGCTGGCTTGGCAAGCGTGGAAGCAATGGGATCTGGTGCGGGATCGTGACTGGGAAAACGATCAGGGCAATGGCGAGGACCGGCATCAGTTTTTGGGCCATGCAGCGTTTCTGCTGGCGGTGATTTCGTTCATCGGGGTCAGCTATGTCGCCCTGCCTGTGCTGCTGATCGGGTCGTGCCAGTGAAAAAGACGCTGGGATACATTGGCCTGCTGGTGCTGGCTGTGTTGTGGCTGATGCCGTTGGGCACGTGGCTGAGCGCGGATTTTCCACAACACATGTTGCGACATATGGGGCTGGTTGCCATCGTCACGCCGCTGCTGGTGCTGGGATTTCCCAAGGTCACTGGTGTTTTCGCCCTGTCGCCGCTGGCGGGGGCCGCGATTGAGTTTGTGGTGGTCTGGGGTTGGCATCTGCCCGGACTGCATGGCTGGGCAGATCGCGGCGGGTCGGGGTTGCTGCTGGAGCAGGGCAGTTTCGTCATCGCCGGATTGTTGGTTTGGGCCGGAGCACTGCGCTCCGGTCAATCGCTGGCCGGGGCGGGCGGGCTGTTGTTGACCTCGATGCATATGACGCTGTTGGGGGCGCTGATCATATTGGCGCCGCGCGATCTATATGCCGCGATTTGCGGGCGGGCGCCGGATCTGGATGCGCAACAATTGGGTGGACTGTTGATGCTAGGCATCGGCACTCCGGTCTATCTGCTGGCAGGGCTGGCGCTGGTGGCGCGGGCATTGGATGATAAGAGGGAGCCGGCATGACGCGGGTTTTTCAAACATTGGCGGCGCTGGCTGTGTGCGGTTTTCTTGCGGCTGCGGCGATCGTGGGGCTGGGCCTGTATAATGTCTCGGCCCGACAGGGACATTTGCCCGGGGTCGGGTGGTTGCTGCACACGACGTTCAAACAATCGGTCCGGTTGCGCGCACCCGCCGCCGAAAAAGTTCCTGACGATATCACATCCCCCGACCGCATCCAGTTGGGGGCATTGCATTTCCAAACTGCCTGCGCGTTTTGCCACGCGGTGCCGGGGCAGTCGCGTAGCGCTACGGCGCGGTCGATGAACCCACCGCCGCCGCACGTCAGCGATGCGGTATCACAGTGGAAGACACAACATATGTTCTGGATCGTCGAGCAGGGCGTAAAGATGAGCGGGATGCCCCATTGGCCAGCCGACGGACGTGGCGACGAAATTTGGTCGGTCGTGGCATATCTGAATGCCGTACCGTCCATGACAGCGCAGGATCAGACGGCGCTGACCGGAGGCACATCAGGTGCGGCCGGATGCACGGCGTGTCATGGTAGGAATGGGCAAAGTAACAACAGCTTTGTGCCAAGGCTGGATATCCTGACCCCTGACCAGATTACGCAGGCATTGATACAATACCGCGATGGAACACGCCCTAGCGGCATCATGCAAGAGGCCGCGACCGGGCTAAGCGATGCGCAGATAGCCGGAATAGCCAGTAAGTTCGGGACCACGCAAGCGGGTGTTTTGCAGGGGCATCCGGCCCCGGAAACGGATGCTACGGGCGTCCTGCTGGCCACGCGCGGCACGGCCGAGGTGCCGGCGTGTTCGGTGTGTCATGGTCCCGGTCGCAAGGCAGATGCGCCCATTGCACCGGTGTTATCGGGTCAAAGTCAGGCTTATCTGAAAACCCAGCTTACTCTGTGGCGTGATGGCCGACGCGATGGCGGACCGCGGGCTCGTCTGATGACCAAAGCCGCGCAAGATCTGAGCGACGAACAGATTGCGGAGCTGGCGGCTTGGTATGCCGGGCTGCGGTCTTTGCCAGGCCGGCAATGACGACTGAACTTTGATTGGCTGAAACAGATGGGAACTGCGGCGCGGCCTGTGCGTTTTGTTCAAGGAGGCCCGAAACATGCCATTTCGCCGCGACTACATCACCAAGCCGATTTTCAAGTGGGCCAAAACCGCATTGCCCGCCCTGTCCGAGACCGAATCCGAAGCCATTTCGTCCGGGGATGTGCATTTCGAGGCGGAGTTGTTTTCTGGCAAGCCTGATTGGTCCATGCTTCGCAATATGAAGGCCCCGACGCTGACGGCGGACGAACAGGCCTTTATCGACGGGCCGTGTCGTGCATTTTGCGACATGCTGGACAGTTGGCAGATTGACCGCCAGACAGCCGACCTGCCCGAAGAGGCGTGGAATTACCTGCGCGAGAATGGCTTTTTTGGCATGATCATCCCCAAGGAGTACGGCGGCTTGGGCTTTTCTGCCTACGCCCATTCCGAAGTTGTGCGCTATATCTCCAGCCGGTCGGTTGTCGGTGCGGTGACGGTGATGGTGCCAAATTCGCTTGGACCCGGAGAGTTGATCCTGCAATTTGGCACGCAAGAGCAACGTGATGACTGGTTACCACGACTGGCGTCGGGCAAGGAACTGCCCGCCTTTGGTCTGACCAGCGAAGATGCTGGATCAGACGCATCGGCGATGGTCGACGATGGTGTGATCTGCCGGCAGGAATGGCAGGGCAAAGAGATTTTGGGCATTCGTCTGAACTGGGCCAAGCGGTATATCACCCTTGCACCCGTTTGCACGGTGCTGGGGCTGGCGTTTCAGTTGCGCGATCCCGAAGGATTGTTGGGCGGCGCAGCGGATATCGGCATTACCTGTGCGCTTGTGCCGACCGATTTGCCCGGTGTCGAAACCGGTCGCCGCCATCTTCCTTCAGGGACGATGTTCATGAATGGCCCGACAACTGGCAAGGACGTGTTCATTCCGCTTGAAAATATCATCGGCGGACCGGACTTTGCTGGCAAAGGCTGGATGATGTTGATGAGTGCACTGGCAGCCGGGCGCGGCATTTCGCTGCCGTCACTGTCGGCGGCAGGCACAGCGCTGGCTGCGCACACAACGGGAGCCTATGCCCGTGTGCGCAAACAGTTCAACACGCCCATCGGGCTGTTCGGCGGCGTGCAAGAACCGATGGCCCGGATCGCTGCCAACGCCTATACCATCGATGCGGGACGACGGTTGACCACGGCAGCATTGGACGAAGGGCACAAGCTGGCGGTGATTTCGGCGATTATGAAATACCACGCGACCACCCGTATGCGCGACAGTATCAATGATGCGATGGATGTGCATTCGGGCAAGGCGGTGATCGATGGTCCGCTGAATTATTTGCAACCGCATTACCGCGCCATCCCCATCGGCATTACCGTCGAGGGGGCCAATATCGTCACGCGCAATCTGATTATCTTTGGTCAGGGGGCGATAAGAGCGCACCCGTATTTGCTGGATGAAATGCAAGCTTTGCAGGAACCGGATTACGAAAAGTCCCTGACTGCGTTCGACAAATATTTCTGGGCCCATGTGGGCCATTCCACGCGCACTTTCTTCCGTGCGTGGTGGACGGGCTGGATCGGACGCGGGGCTGTGCCTGACAATGCGGGCGATATCGCGCCGCTTTATGCACGGTTGTCCCGCTGGTCTGCGGCCTTTGCTGTGACCGCTGACATGGCGTTTTTGACATTGGGCGGAGAGCTAAAGCGCAAAGAGATGATCTCGGCGCGGTTGGGCGATGCGCTGTCTGAAATGTATCTGGCGTCGGCGGCGTTGAAGCGCTGGGAAGATGACGGGCGTCACAAGGAAGATCTGCCTTTGGTACAATATTTCGCCGAGGTTTCCTTTAACCGTATTGGGCGGGCGTTGGATGAAACCATTGCCAACTTTCCATCGCGCTGGGTTGGCTGGCTGCTGCGTCCGACATTATTGCCCGGCGCGCGGTCGCGCGGGCCATCAGATAAGCTTGCCGAGAAATGCGCGATGATCCTGTATCAACCTTCGCTGACCCGCGACCGGTTGGTCGGCGCGTTGCATCCGGGCGAACCTGACAGCGGTCAGGGTCTTTTGGATACTGCCTACCGGATGGTGATCGATGCCGAACCGCTCAGCAAACGCCTGCGCAGTTTGAAGAAAACTCCGGCAGAGGCGCGTGCGGCTGGCGTGCTGACCGACGCCGAATTCGAGCAACTGCAACGCGTTGAAGAAGCCGTGCAAAAGGTCGTTGCGGTTGATGAGTACACGCCCGAAGAACTGGCGCGCTTGTTTCCGGACAATGCGCACAGCGCCAGCCCCACAGCTCCAAGGAAGGCCGCTGAATGAACTGCCCCGTTTATCTTGTCGATGGTGCCCGTACCCCGTTTCTCAAGGCACGCGGTAAACCGGGGCCGTTCACCCCCGTTGATCTTGCGGTGCAATGCGGTCGGCCACTGTTGATGCGCCAGCCTTTTGCATCGACGGCATTTGACCTTGTGATTCTCGGGTGTGTGAATGTGATTCAGGATGAAATGAACCCTGCCCGCGTGGCGGCGCTGCGGATGGGGATGGGCGACGAACAGGTCGCCTTTACCGTGCAAATTAATTGCGGGTCAGGAATGCAAAGCATCGATACTGCCTTTCGGTACATCCGCGATGGCAGCCACAAGATGATTATGGCGGGCGGCACCGAGGCGCTGTCGCACGCGCCGCTGGTTTACAACCGCGAGGCAACCGAGTGGTTCGGCGGTATGGCAAGCGCCAAGGGGCCGATGGACAAGGCAGCTAAGCTGACCGAGTTGCGTCCGGATTTCTTCAGCCCCGTTATCGGGCTTGAACGTGGGCTAACCGATCCGATTACCGCGCTGAATATGGGCCAAACCGCTGAAGTGCTGGCTCACCGGTTCGGCATTGATCGCCAGACCGCCGATGCCTATGCGGTGGAAAGTCACAAACGGCTTGCTGCAGCGCAGTCCGATGGCCGTCTGGACGGTGAGGTATTGCCAGTCTTTGACCGTGACGGCATGGCCCATGCCACGGATGATGGCGTTCGTCCCGATAATTCGATGGAGCATCTGGCCAAGCTGGATCCGGCGTTCGAGAAACCCTATGGCAAGGTCACGCCGGGCAATTCCAGCCAGATTACAGATGGAGCGTCTTGGGTGATACTTGCGTCGGAAACAGCGGTCGAGGCGCACGGGCTGACGCCGATTGCGCGGCTGGTCGATAGTGAATGGGCCGCATTGGATCCGTCGATTATGGGGCTTGGTCCAGTTCTGGCGTCAACGCCGTTGGCGCAGCGACATGGGCTGGGCGTTGATGACATCGATCTGTGGGAGATCAACGAAGCTTTTGCGGCGCAGGTTTTGTCCTGTCTTGCCGCGTGGCAGGATGACGCGTTCTGCCGCGAGGTGCTGGGCTATGATGTTGCCTTTGGAAGGATCGACCGGGGGCAGTTGAATGTGGATGGCGGCGCGATCAGTCTGGGGCATCCCGTCGGGGCCAGTGGCAACAGGATCGTGTTGCACCTTGCCAATGCAATGCAAAACAAAGGTGTCCGCCGTGGGATCGCCACCGAATGCATCGGTGGCGGGCTGGGCGGTGCCATGCTGTTGGAGGCCGCGTAATGGATGTTCTTGAACAGATTGCCCGTAAACCGGTGTCTGAAGTCACTCCCAAGCCCCCCGAGGTTGAAAATTGGCGCTATGCTTCTGGCGACATTGCCCAGTTGTGGCTGGATTGCGCCGACACAGGAACCAACGTTATTTCCGAGGCGGTCCTGCGCGAACTGGATACATTGTTGGACCAGATCAAGGGCGAACAGCCCCGCGCACTGGTGATCCGTTCGGCCAAGGCGGGTGGATTTGCTGCCGGGGCTGACATCGACGGCTTTGCCGATTTGCGCGGTGACAATGCGGTGCAGATGCTGGAGCAAGGTCATGCAGTGCTGGACAAGCTGGCAGCGCTGCCGTTTACGACAATTTCTGTTGTGCATGGCAACACATTGGGCGGCGGGTTGGAGCTGGCGCTGGCCTGCGATCACCGTATCGGGTTGGAGGGCGTTAAGACGGGCTTTCCCGAGATCCAGTTGGGATTGCATCCGGGTTTGGGCGGAACATTCCGGCTGACGCGGTTGATTGATCCGGTGGCGGCAATGCAGATGATGCTGACGGGCGGTTCGGCTCATGACCGCAAAGCGCGCAAGCTGGGAATTGTCGACGCACTTGTGCCCGAACGCCACGTCGAGGCGGCCATTTGTGCTGCGGCTGCGGGCAAGCTGGACCAAGAGTCCGGCGGGCTGCGCGCCAGTGCGATGCGCACCCGCGCGGCGCGGTCGCTGGCCGCCACGCGTATGCGATCGGAAAGCGAAAAGAAGGCCCCGAACCAGCATTACCCCGCGCCCTATGCGCTGATCAATCTTTGGGAAGATCACGGCGGCGATCCGAAAGAGATGCAAAAGGCCGAGATCGCGTCTTTTGCAAGCCTGTTGGACAGCGCCACTGCCCAGAACCTGATCCGTGTGTTTTTTCTGCGCCGCAAGCTGAAGTCGGACGGTAAGGGGGACGATGGCATTGACCATGTCCATGTGATTGGTGCCGGTGCAATGGGCGCCGAGATTGCTGCTTGGTCCGCGATGCAAGGCAAGCGGGTCACGCTTGAAGATGTCGCGTTGGAGCCGCTGGGTAAGGCGGTGAAACGCGCAGCAGCTATCTATGACAAAAAACATCTCAGTGGAGTGGATGCCCGTGATGCGCTGGACCGCATGATGCCGGACCCTGACGGATTGGGCCGTGCCCGCGCCGATCTGATTATCGAGGCAGCGCCCGAAAAGCAGGACATCAAGGAGAAGATTTACGCGTCGCTGGCAGATGTGATGAAGCCCGGCGCGATATTGGCCAGCAACACTTCCAGCTTGCGGTTGACCGATTTGATCGCGGCGACACCCGATGCAGGGCGTTTTGCGGGGCTGCATTTCTTTAACCCCGTGTCGCAGATACCGCTGATCGAAGTCGTGTCACATGATCAGGC encodes:
- a CDS encoding c-type cytochrome, translating into MTRVFQTLAALAVCGFLAAAAIVGLGLYNVSARQGHLPGVGWLLHTTFKQSVRLRAPAAEKVPDDITSPDRIQLGALHFQTACAFCHAVPGQSRSATARSMNPPPPHVSDAVSQWKTQHMFWIVEQGVKMSGMPHWPADGRGDEIWSVVAYLNAVPSMTAQDQTALTGGTSGAAGCTACHGRNGQSNNSFVPRLDILTPDQITQALIQYRDGTRPSGIMQEAATGLSDAQIAGIASKFGTTQAGVLQGHPAPETDATGVLLATRGTAEVPACSVCHGPGRKADAPIAPVLSGQSQAYLKTQLTLWRDGRRDGGPRARLMTKAAQDLSDEQIAELAAWYAGLRSLPGRQ
- a CDS encoding acetyl-CoA C-acetyltransferase, whose product is MNCPVYLVDGARTPFLKARGKPGPFTPVDLAVQCGRPLLMRQPFASTAFDLVILGCVNVIQDEMNPARVAALRMGMGDEQVAFTVQINCGSGMQSIDTAFRYIRDGSHKMIMAGGTEALSHAPLVYNREATEWFGGMASAKGPMDKAAKLTELRPDFFSPVIGLERGLTDPITALNMGQTAEVLAHRFGIDRQTADAYAVESHKRLAAAQSDGRLDGEVLPVFDRDGMAHATDDGVRPDNSMEHLAKLDPAFEKPYGKVTPGNSSQITDGASWVILASETAVEAHGLTPIARLVDSEWAALDPSIMGLGPVLASTPLAQRHGLGVDDIDLWEINEAFAAQVLSCLAAWQDDAFCREVLGYDVAFGRIDRGQLNVDGGAISLGHPVGASGNRIVLHLANAMQNKGVRRGIATECIGGGLGGAMLLEAA
- a CDS encoding 3-hydroxyacyl-CoA dehydrogenase NAD-binding domain-containing protein, whose amino-acid sequence is MDVLEQIARKPVSEVTPKPPEVENWRYASGDIAQLWLDCADTGTNVISEAVLRELDTLLDQIKGEQPRALVIRSAKAGGFAAGADIDGFADLRGDNAVQMLEQGHAVLDKLAALPFTTISVVHGNTLGGGLELALACDHRIGLEGVKTGFPEIQLGLHPGLGGTFRLTRLIDPVAAMQMMLTGGSAHDRKARKLGIVDALVPERHVEAAICAAAAGKLDQESGGLRASAMRTRAARSLAATRMRSESEKKAPNQHYPAPYALINLWEDHGGDPKEMQKAEIASFASLLDSATAQNLIRVFFLRRKLKSDGKGDDGIDHVHVIGAGAMGAEIAAWSAMQGKRVTLEDVALEPLGKAVKRAAAIYDKKHLSGVDARDALDRMMPDPDGLGRARADLIIEAAPEKQDIKEKIYASLADVMKPGAILASNTSSLRLTDLIAATPDAGRFAGLHFFNPVSQIPLIEVVSHDQAETRTLDRLAAFAASIDRLPARVTDYPGFVVNRILGPYLMEAMVMLEEGKKKEEIDRAALAFGMPMGPVALADQVGLDICLEVARSLRKNLDRPMAETPDWLEDMVNEGRTGRKSGRGIYDYDKGEDPPNLPDGDPPENIIDRLILPMCDAGVECLRKGVVKDVDALDAAVIFGTGWAPFRGGPMHYAKVRRNVARRLEALASEHGDRFAPDAGWSSFG
- a CDS encoding cytochrome c oxidase assembly protein; this encodes MKKTLGYIGLLVLAVLWLMPLGTWLSADFPQHMLRHMGLVAIVTPLLVLGFPKVTGVFALSPLAGAAIEFVVVWGWHLPGLHGWADRGGSGLLLEQGSFVIAGLLVWAGALRSGQSLAGAGGLLLTSMHMTLLGALIILAPRDLYAAICGRAPDLDAQQLGGLLMLGIGTPVYLLAGLALVARALDDKREPA
- a CDS encoding acyl-CoA dehydrogenase produces the protein MPFRRDYITKPIFKWAKTALPALSETESEAISSGDVHFEAELFSGKPDWSMLRNMKAPTLTADEQAFIDGPCRAFCDMLDSWQIDRQTADLPEEAWNYLRENGFFGMIIPKEYGGLGFSAYAHSEVVRYISSRSVVGAVTVMVPNSLGPGELILQFGTQEQRDDWLPRLASGKELPAFGLTSEDAGSDASAMVDDGVICRQEWQGKEILGIRLNWAKRYITLAPVCTVLGLAFQLRDPEGLLGGAADIGITCALVPTDLPGVETGRRHLPSGTMFMNGPTTGKDVFIPLENIIGGPDFAGKGWMMLMSALAAGRGISLPSLSAAGTALAAHTTGAYARVRKQFNTPIGLFGGVQEPMARIAANAYTIDAGRRLTTAALDEGHKLAVISAIMKYHATTRMRDSINDAMDVHSGKAVIDGPLNYLQPHYRAIPIGITVEGANIVTRNLIIFGQGAIRAHPYLLDEMQALQEPDYEKSLTAFDKYFWAHVGHSTRTFFRAWWTGWIGRGAVPDNAGDIAPLYARLSRWSAAFAVTADMAFLTLGGELKRKEMISARLGDALSEMYLASAALKRWEDDGRHKEDLPLVQYFAEVSFNRIGRALDETIANFPSRWVGWLLRPTLLPGARSRGPSDKLAEKCAMILYQPSLTRDRLVGALHPGEPDSGQGLLDTAYRMVIDAEPLSKRLRSLKKTPAEARAAGVLTDAEFEQLQRVEEAVQKVVAVDEYTPEELARLFPDNAHSASPTAPRKAAE